A single genomic interval of Lewinellaceae bacterium harbors:
- a CDS encoding transposase, which yields MSYYMAYQLIPYERTAESLSDFLGQPISQGALDNMLSEACGGLEGFVEQMVARLQQEEVACFDETSIRAEGRQAGILCF from the coding sequence GTGAGCTACTACATGGCCTACCAGTTGATCCCCTATGAGCGCACAGCAGAGTCATTGTCAGATTTTCTGGGGCAGCCAATCAGCCAGGGCGCGCTGGACAATATGCTGTCTGAGGCCTGTGGCGGATTGGAAGGCTTTGTTGAACAAATGGTGGCCCGCTTGCAACAAGAGGAGGTAGCATGCTTCGACGAGACAAGCATCCGCGCAGAAGGCCGTCAGGCAGGGATACTCTGCTTTTGA
- a CDS encoding PD-(D/E)XK nuclease family protein: protein MQGNLFENIEKAAAKPKKNKAVKEEELTLSFSKAQVLEQCNLRYYYHYYGSNKKKKSIQEPNKEKLWSLKKLSNFSMLLGQIIHDTIEIFFKKAKSRNEWEYEQLVWLATKKLTDSIEYSKNYTIGQIDNLEYPIPPLKEIALMGMDAEKIKKDGIELIEKCFTNFCDSPDLQDFFWSGHIASTAIVEKRVVFEIVDGVKIDGKVDLAYYDENEEFFHIVDWKTGEIDFEDTSLQLIMYAIWANQELGIPIEDIKIYKAYLQKGKLDQLRLDDYEIERAKAKILQDFVSKMRLLHPKGMVAKARAFEPRLETNICALCPFEDVCYHKN from the coding sequence GTGCAAGGAAACCTTTTTGAAAACATTGAAAAAGCTGCCGCTAAACCGAAAAAAAACAAGGCGGTGAAAGAAGAGGAATTAACGCTTTCTTTTTCAAAGGCTCAGGTATTGGAACAATGTAATCTAAGGTACTACTATCATTACTATGGTAGTAACAAGAAGAAGAAATCTATCCAAGAACCAAATAAAGAAAAGTTGTGGAGCTTAAAAAAACTCTCCAACTTTTCTATGCTGTTGGGGCAAATAATCCATGACACTATTGAAATATTTTTCAAGAAAGCGAAAAGCAGAAATGAGTGGGAGTATGAACAATTGGTTTGGTTAGCGACTAAAAAATTAACCGATTCAATTGAGTATTCTAAAAACTATACAATTGGACAAATAGACAACCTTGAATACCCAATTCCACCTTTGAAAGAGATTGCATTAATGGGAATGGACGCAGAGAAAATTAAAAAAGATGGTATTGAGTTGATTGAAAAATGCTTCACAAATTTTTGCGATAGTCCCGACTTACAGGATTTCTTTTGGAGCGGACATATAGCTTCTACCGCCATAGTAGAAAAGCGAGTTGTCTTTGAAATAGTTGATGGGGTAAAAATTGATGGAAAAGTTGACTTAGCTTACTACGATGAAAATGAAGAATTCTTCCATATCGTAGATTGGAAAACAGGTGAAATAGATTTTGAAGACACGAGTTTACAATTAATAATGTATGCTATTTGGGCTAATCAAGAATTGGGCATTCCTATTGAGGATATTAAAATCTATAAGGCTTACTTGCAAAAGGGCAAACTTGACCAACTAAGGCTCGACGACTATGAAATAGAACGAGCCAAGGCAAAAATATTACAGGATTTTGTTAGCAAGATGAGGCTATTACATCCTAAAGGAATGGTAGCAAAAGCAAGAGCTTTTGAGCCAAGATTAGAAACAAATATTTGTGCATTATGCCCCTTTGAGGATGTATGCTATCACAAAAACTGA
- a CDS encoding helix-turn-helix transcriptional regulator, whose protein sequence is MENTFGPLLKEVRRSKQVSQRELAERVGVDFSYISKIENNRLAPPAADTIIKICEALEVPSEVLLAHAGKVSSEMKDAITASPAAVRFMNEIKTMKLTDDEWGKLSDNLKKLR, encoded by the coding sequence ATGGAAAACACATTCGGTCCATTACTAAAGGAAGTCAGGCGGTCTAAACAGGTCAGTCAACGGGAACTCGCAGAAAGGGTAGGGGTGGACTTCTCCTACATTTCTAAGATTGAAAATAATAGGTTAGCCCCACCAGCCGCCGATACTATTATTAAAATATGTGAGGCATTGGAAGTACCAAGTGAGGTACTTCTGGCTCATGCTGGCAAAGTTAGTTCAGAAATGAAGGATGCTATTACTGCCAGTCCCGCCGCAGTTCGCTTTATGAATGAGATAAAAACCATGAAGCTGACGGATGATGAATGGGGTAAACTATCTGATAACTTGAAGAAATTACGATAA